The following proteins are encoded in a genomic region of Nymphalis io chromosome 16, ilAglIoxx1.1, whole genome shotgun sequence:
- the LOC126774194 gene encoding protein cueball isoform X2, whose translation MCRTQCLFAILAITINLVNSWDIAITTGDQLEFYTNQTKTSNEGIRFRDLTALAYDAVHNMLLFVDKQNDNASIFSYNLLTRKYQPLVGRRSYENIQGLAFDPVTAKMFWTDTNERSIYWISLWPRPKNNIYGNLLIKMDDEIPRDIAVDSCRGYIYWTNTNITKPTIERARFDGSERKIIVDTNIHMPVSIAIDQRTKRLYWADDKEGIHYSIESSDLEGKDRKTRLVGTYHQPNALTVSKDNIYWVDWGFKSVWKLSKNAPLNTEPEELIAFNNEVPFGIVANYQIADQTAGVSDCTILAGLSNNKTLINDAINIPKDVGLFCLHGVKTGISDCKCSPGFTGERCEISVCQNFCFYGDCSLNDKGQPECKCKHGYKGTRCETHVCSQYCLNEGMCSLGINEKLVCKCTNDFVGERCESRKIEPTMAPTIEACNCTRGENATKSIGTSANELYMDENCSSGWDPIRDPILMVLGTLCGLLCLVCAMLITKILYLKRRPSPASNQGTRYDRL comes from the exons atgTGTAGAACGCAGTGTTTGTTCGCTATCCTCGCGATCACGATCAACCTAGTGAACTCCTGGG ACATAGCCATAACAACTGGGGACCAACTAGAATTTTATACGAATCAAACAAAAACGAGCAATGAAGGAATCAGATTTAGAGATCTCACAGCGTTAGCGTACGACGCGGTTCACAACATGCTGTTATTTGTCgataaacaaaatgacaatgCTTCGATATTTAGCTACAATTTACTTACTAGAAAATACCAACCTCTAGTCGGTCGGAGATCTTATGAAAATATTCAGGGGTTAGCTTTCGATCCTGTCACGGCAAAAATGTTCTGGACCGATACTAACGAGAGAAGTATATACTGGATATCCCTTTGGCCGAGACCGAAGAACAACATCTATGGTAATCTTTTGATAAAGATGGACGACGAAATCCCGAGAGACATTGCCGTTGACAGTTGTAGAGG CTACATTTATTGGACGAACACAAACATTACAAAACCAACAATCGAGAGAGCACGTTTCGACGGCAGTGAAAGGAAAATTATCGTTGACACTAATATCCACATGCCTGTCAGTATTGCTATAGATCAGAGAACGAAGCGACTGTACTGGGCCGACGATAAAGAAGGCATTCACTACTCCATTGAATCGTCAGATTTAGAGGGGAAAGATAGAAAAACAAGATTAGTCGGCACTTATCACCAACCGAACGCATTAACCGTATcgaaagataatatttattgggTCGATTGGGGTTTTAAATCAGTTTGGAAACTGTCAAAGAATGCTCCTCTTAATACAGAACCTGAAGAACTGATAGCCTTCAACAATGAGGTTCCATTTGGAATTGTGGCGAATTATCAAATAGCGGACCAAACAGCTGGTGTTTCTGATTGCACGATTTTAGCTGGTCTGTCTAACAACAAGACTCTTATCAATGATGCAATCAATATTCCAAAGGACGTTGGCTTGTTTTGCCTGCACGGAGTTAAAACTGGAATTTCTGATTGTAAATGTTCTCCCGGTTTTACTGGCGAACGGTGTGAAATATCGGTTTGCCAAAATTTCTGCTTTTACGGCGATTGTAGCCTCAACGACAAAGGTCAACCTGAATGCAA ATGTAAACACGGCTACAAAGGTACGAGATGCGAAACCCATGTTTGTTCACAATACTGTTTGAACGAAGGCATGTGTTCTTTGGGCATTAATGAAAAGCTTGTTTGTAAATGTACAAATGACTTTGTTGGCGAACGATGTGAATCGCGCAAAATTGAACCCACAATGGCACCAACTATTGAAGCTTGCaa TTGCACAAGAGGAGAAAATGCCACAAAGAGTATAGGAACTTCTGCTAACGAACTTTACATGGATGAAAACTGCTCATCAGGATGGGACCCCATACGTGATCCCATACTGATGGTGCTAGGAACACTCTGTGGACTGCTTTGCCTCGTTTGTGCTATGCTAATAACCAAGATTTTGTATTTGAAGAGACGCCCCAG
- the LOC126774194 gene encoding protein cueball isoform X1, with amino-acid sequence MCRTQCLFAILAITINLVNSWDIAITTGDQLEFYTNQTKTSNEGIRFRDLTALAYDAVHNMLLFVDKQNDNASIFSYNLLTRKYQPLVGRRSYENIQGLAFDPVTAKMFWTDTNERSIYWISLWPRPKNNIYGNLLIKMDDEIPRDIAVDSCRGYIYWTNTNITKPTIERARFDGSERKIIVDTNIHMPVSIAIDQRTKRLYWADDKEGIHYSIESSDLEGKDRKTRLVGTYHQPNALTVSKDNIYWVDWGFKSVWKLSKNAPLNTEPEELIAFNNEVPFGIVANYQIADQTAGVSDCTILAGLSNNKTLINDAINIPKDVGLFCLHGVKTGISDCKCSPGFTGERCEISVCQNFCFYGDCSLNDKGQPECKCKHGYKGTRCETHVCSQYCLNEGMCSLGINEKLVCKCTNDFVGERCESRKIEPTMAPTIEACNCTRGENATKSIGTSANELYMDENCSSGWDPIRDPILMVLGTLCGLLCLVCAMLITKILYLKRRPRIKKRIIVNKNVTPLTARPDQCEITIENCCNMNICETPCFEPRNAIRPTLVDAKPGKEEKRNLIANMEQDDIY; translated from the exons atgTGTAGAACGCAGTGTTTGTTCGCTATCCTCGCGATCACGATCAACCTAGTGAACTCCTGGG ACATAGCCATAACAACTGGGGACCAACTAGAATTTTATACGAATCAAACAAAAACGAGCAATGAAGGAATCAGATTTAGAGATCTCACAGCGTTAGCGTACGACGCGGTTCACAACATGCTGTTATTTGTCgataaacaaaatgacaatgCTTCGATATTTAGCTACAATTTACTTACTAGAAAATACCAACCTCTAGTCGGTCGGAGATCTTATGAAAATATTCAGGGGTTAGCTTTCGATCCTGTCACGGCAAAAATGTTCTGGACCGATACTAACGAGAGAAGTATATACTGGATATCCCTTTGGCCGAGACCGAAGAACAACATCTATGGTAATCTTTTGATAAAGATGGACGACGAAATCCCGAGAGACATTGCCGTTGACAGTTGTAGAGG CTACATTTATTGGACGAACACAAACATTACAAAACCAACAATCGAGAGAGCACGTTTCGACGGCAGTGAAAGGAAAATTATCGTTGACACTAATATCCACATGCCTGTCAGTATTGCTATAGATCAGAGAACGAAGCGACTGTACTGGGCCGACGATAAAGAAGGCATTCACTACTCCATTGAATCGTCAGATTTAGAGGGGAAAGATAGAAAAACAAGATTAGTCGGCACTTATCACCAACCGAACGCATTAACCGTATcgaaagataatatttattgggTCGATTGGGGTTTTAAATCAGTTTGGAAACTGTCAAAGAATGCTCCTCTTAATACAGAACCTGAAGAACTGATAGCCTTCAACAATGAGGTTCCATTTGGAATTGTGGCGAATTATCAAATAGCGGACCAAACAGCTGGTGTTTCTGATTGCACGATTTTAGCTGGTCTGTCTAACAACAAGACTCTTATCAATGATGCAATCAATATTCCAAAGGACGTTGGCTTGTTTTGCCTGCACGGAGTTAAAACTGGAATTTCTGATTGTAAATGTTCTCCCGGTTTTACTGGCGAACGGTGTGAAATATCGGTTTGCCAAAATTTCTGCTTTTACGGCGATTGTAGCCTCAACGACAAAGGTCAACCTGAATGCAA ATGTAAACACGGCTACAAAGGTACGAGATGCGAAACCCATGTTTGTTCACAATACTGTTTGAACGAAGGCATGTGTTCTTTGGGCATTAATGAAAAGCTTGTTTGTAAATGTACAAATGACTTTGTTGGCGAACGATGTGAATCGCGCAAAATTGAACCCACAATGGCACCAACTATTGAAGCTTGCaa TTGCACAAGAGGAGAAAATGCCACAAAGAGTATAGGAACTTCTGCTAACGAACTTTACATGGATGAAAACTGCTCATCAGGATGGGACCCCATACGTGATCCCATACTGATGGTGCTAGGAACACTCTGTGGACTGCTTTGCCTCGTTTGTGCTATGCTAATAACCAAGATTTTGTATTTGAAGAGACGCCCCAG GATTAAGAAGCGTATAATTGTTAACAAGAACGTGACGCCGCTGACGGCGCGACCCGACCAGTGCGAGATCACCATCGAGAACTGCTGCAATATGAACATCTGTGAAACG